The following coding sequences lie in one Streptomyces sp. NBC_00510 genomic window:
- the glgX gene encoding glycogen debranching protein GlgX produces MPRPETAPAVPGPAGAGDTLVWPGSPQPLGARFHTGPDGRPGTNFALWAGGAESVELCLFDDEGAETRVPLTELTHEIWHGFVPGVLPGHRYGYRVGGRWDPWTGARWNPAKLLLDPYARAVDGDFTLPPEVYGHVRDWPEQEVADTVRDNRDSAPYVPKGVVVDDDDPWTDDRRPKTPWADSVIYELHVRGFTMRHPGIPPELRGTYAGLAHPAAIEYLTGLGVTAVELLPVHQFAHEDHLLRRGLRNYWGYNSIGYFAPHAGYAATGTRGQQVGEFKRMVRALHDAGLEVILDVVYNHTAEGSEFGPTLSLRGIDNRGYYRLPGDARRYADYTGCGNTLHVVQPQVLRLITDSLRYWVTEMGVDGFRFDLAAALARSMHDVDMLSPFLAVIAQDPVLRRVKLIAEPWDVGSGGYQVGAFPPLWTEWNDRYRDTVRDFWRGTQHDVRDLGYRLSGSSDLYAWGGRRPYASVNFITAHDGFTLRDLVSYERKHNEANGEDNRDGTNDNRAWNCGHEGETDDPAVGGLRRRQLRNMLSTLLLSTGVPMLVAGDETGRTQGGNNNAYCQDNEISWLDWSLPEEPDWASLRELTARLIALRRAHPVLRRRAFFSGRPQSAEGLRDLAWFTAQGREMTDGDWYSPTSTLGMYLSGADIPHRDARGRPVTDDSFLAVFHASHRPVRFTLPGGPWAREYELLLDTSREDQTEAPGSRHRGGKALTVPGRTVLLLRAV; encoded by the coding sequence GCCGCTGGGGGCGCGCTTCCACACCGGCCCCGACGGACGCCCGGGCACCAACTTCGCCCTGTGGGCGGGCGGCGCCGAGTCGGTGGAGCTGTGCCTGTTCGACGACGAGGGGGCCGAGACCCGGGTCCCGCTGACCGAGCTGACCCATGAGATCTGGCACGGCTTCGTGCCCGGGGTCCTGCCCGGCCACCGGTACGGCTACCGGGTCGGCGGCCGCTGGGACCCGTGGACGGGTGCCCGCTGGAACCCGGCCAAGCTGCTGCTGGACCCGTACGCGCGGGCGGTCGACGGCGACTTCACGCTGCCCCCCGAGGTGTACGGCCACGTCCGCGACTGGCCGGAGCAGGAGGTCGCCGACACCGTGCGGGACAACCGCGACTCGGCCCCGTACGTGCCCAAGGGCGTCGTGGTGGACGATGACGACCCCTGGACGGACGACCGCAGGCCCAAGACGCCCTGGGCCGACTCGGTCATCTACGAGCTGCACGTCCGCGGCTTCACCATGCGCCACCCCGGCATCCCGCCCGAACTGCGCGGAACCTACGCCGGGCTGGCGCACCCGGCGGCGATCGAGTACCTCACCGGCCTCGGCGTGACGGCCGTCGAACTGCTGCCGGTGCACCAGTTCGCGCACGAGGACCACCTGCTGCGCCGGGGCCTGCGCAACTACTGGGGCTACAACTCGATCGGCTACTTCGCCCCGCACGCCGGTTACGCCGCCACCGGCACCCGCGGACAGCAGGTGGGCGAGTTCAAGCGGATGGTGCGCGCCCTGCACGACGCGGGGCTGGAGGTGATCCTCGACGTCGTGTACAACCACACCGCCGAGGGGAGCGAGTTCGGGCCCACCCTCTCCCTGCGCGGCATCGACAACCGCGGCTACTACCGGCTGCCGGGCGACGCGCGCCGCTACGCCGACTACACCGGCTGCGGCAACACCCTCCACGTCGTCCAGCCCCAGGTGCTCCGGCTGATCACCGACTCCCTGCGCTACTGGGTGACCGAGATGGGCGTCGACGGCTTCCGCTTCGACCTCGCCGCTGCGCTCGCCCGGTCGATGCACGACGTCGACATGCTCTCCCCCTTCCTCGCCGTCATCGCCCAGGACCCGGTGCTGCGCCGGGTCAAGCTCATCGCCGAGCCCTGGGACGTCGGCTCCGGCGGCTACCAGGTCGGCGCCTTCCCGCCGCTGTGGACGGAGTGGAACGACCGCTACCGCGACACCGTCCGGGACTTCTGGCGCGGCACCCAGCACGACGTGCGCGACCTGGGGTACCGGCTGTCCGGCTCCAGCGACCTGTACGCCTGGGGCGGGCGCCGTCCGTACGCCTCGGTCAACTTCATCACCGCGCACGACGGCTTCACCCTGCGCGACCTGGTGAGCTACGAGCGCAAGCACAACGAGGCCAACGGCGAGGACAACCGCGACGGCACCAACGACAACCGCGCCTGGAACTGCGGGCACGAGGGCGAGACCGACGACCCGGCCGTGGGCGGGCTGCGCCGCCGTCAGCTGCGCAACATGCTCTCGACGCTGCTGCTGTCGACCGGCGTGCCGATGCTGGTGGCCGGTGACGAGACGGGCCGCACCCAGGGCGGCAACAACAACGCGTACTGCCAGGACAACGAGATCAGCTGGCTGGACTGGTCGCTGCCGGAGGAGCCGGACTGGGCCTCGCTGCGCGAGCTGACGGCCCGGCTGATCGCGCTGCGCCGCGCCCACCCCGTGCTGCGCAGGAGGGCCTTCTTCTCCGGCCGGCCGCAGTCCGCCGAGGGCCTGCGGGACCTGGCCTGGTTCACCGCGCAGGGCCGGGAGATGACCGACGGCGACTGGTACAGCCCCACGTCCACGCTCGGGATGTACCTGTCGGGCGCCGACATCCCGCACCGCGACGCGCGCGGCCGCCCGGTCACCGACGACAGCTTCCTGGCGGTCTTCCACGCCTCGCACCGCCCGGTCCGCTTCACGCTGCCGGGCGGGCCGTGGGCCAGGGAGTACGAGCTGCTGCTCGACACCTCGCGCGAGGACCAGACGGAAGCGCCGGGCAGCCGGCACCGCGGCGGGAAGGCGCTGACCGTGCCGGGCAGGACGGTGCTGCTGCTGCGCGCCGTCTGA
- a CDS encoding MFS transporter, which yields MPAAPRDRLWSRGFSLYFTARSVAMLGDSMLPVALSAGLLQHGYGAGDIGYAMASFTACFAGLVVLGGVFADRFSARGLMIGADLVRVGTQSLAAWLFFSGHVVLWQICLIGAVNGVAGAMFQPGVASTVPQVARDVQEANGVVRTAESLMALAGPALAGVLVAFTSAGGVFAAHAATYAVSAVCLLLLRLPARTAREPRDAARRSSFRADLVEGWREFRARTWMWSVIVIWMGFMILVMGPVTPLAAGEILPAHGPKAYGLVSSALGAGTALGGLLAIRLRPARPLRGGAVALFGFALYPAAVGAGLPVPAVAAAVLVAGTAWAFWSVMWATSVQTQVPGEILNRIHAYEVAGSVAMLPVGQALAGPAAGVFGARPVLVAGGAVTLLVCVALLAVPAVRNLGRKSG from the coding sequence CTGCCGGCCGCCCCCCGGGACCGCCTGTGGTCACGGGGGTTCAGCCTGTACTTCACCGCCCGCAGCGTCGCCATGCTCGGCGACTCGATGCTGCCCGTCGCCCTGTCGGCCGGGCTGCTCCAGCACGGCTACGGCGCGGGCGACATCGGCTACGCCATGGCCTCCTTCACCGCCTGCTTCGCCGGGCTGGTCGTCCTCGGTGGCGTGTTCGCCGACCGGTTCAGCGCCCGCGGCCTGATGATCGGCGCCGACCTGGTGCGGGTCGGCACGCAGTCCCTGGCCGCCTGGCTCTTCTTCTCGGGGCACGTCGTGCTCTGGCAGATCTGCCTGATCGGCGCCGTCAACGGCGTGGCGGGCGCCATGTTCCAGCCGGGGGTGGCCAGCACGGTGCCCCAGGTGGCCCGGGACGTCCAGGAGGCCAACGGGGTGGTCCGCACCGCCGAGTCGCTGATGGCGCTGGCCGGCCCGGCGCTCGCCGGCGTGCTGGTGGCCTTCACCTCGGCGGGCGGGGTGTTCGCCGCGCACGCCGCCACGTACGCGGTGAGCGCCGTCTGCCTGCTGCTGCTCCGGCTGCCGGCCCGGACCGCGCGGGAGCCCCGGGACGCCGCCCGGCGCAGCAGCTTCCGGGCCGACCTGGTCGAGGGGTGGCGGGAGTTCCGGGCCCGCACCTGGATGTGGTCGGTGATCGTCATCTGGATGGGCTTCATGATCCTCGTCATGGGCCCGGTCACCCCGCTGGCGGCCGGCGAGATCCTGCCGGCGCACGGCCCGAAGGCGTACGGGCTGGTCTCCTCCGCCCTGGGGGCGGGCACCGCGCTCGGCGGGCTGCTGGCGATACGGCTGCGGCCGGCCCGGCCGCTGCGGGGCGGGGCCGTGGCGCTGTTCGGGTTCGCGCTCTACCCGGCCGCGGTCGGCGCCGGGCTGCCGGTGCCGGCGGTCGCGGCGGCGGTGCTGGTCGCCGGGACGGCCTGGGCGTTCTGGAGTGTGATGTGGGCCACCAGCGTCCAGACCCAGGTGCCCGGCGAGATCCTCAACCGCATCCACGCGTACGAGGTCGCCGGCTCGGTCGCCATGCTGCCCGTCGGCCAGGCACTCGCGGGGCCGGCGGCGGGTGTCTTCGGGGCGCGCCCGGTGCTGGTGGCCGGGGGTGCGGTGACCCTGCTGGTGTGCGTGGCGCTGCTGGCGGTGCCCGCCGTGCGCAACCTCGGCCGAAAATCCGGATGA
- a CDS encoding ABC transporter ATP-binding protein/permease yields MPESTNQPAPERSRSAVRSLLRLWPYVKPVSHRLFGSAGVAVVASCLALLIPLVLKWIVDGPVADHEPSGVWLGGGLVLLLGLLEAGLFGVRRWLVARPMAALEAGMRAELYRRLQRLPVSFHDRWGSGQLLSRATNDLQILRMFLTFPMVFLAVNTATIAAGFGILFVQRWSLGLILLGPVVPLVILCSYFEARYQVASRTAQDQVGDLTTLVEESVLGIRIIKAFGRHRSQADTFRRQSRELRGTELRKAGLLADLWMVITGLPDVALGAALVLGAVQVADGDLSAGTLVAFLSTALALRWPVESLGWLLSFSNEAATAADRVFEVLDTEVPPETGSGTGTGPVPGEDGRPADGIRFSAVRFRYPDAPEGSPDLLTGIDLHIRSGETVALVGATGSGKTSLTSLIPRLYEPTGGRITLDGTDAAQLTRSALRSLVATAFEEPTLFSASVRENVLMGAPDADETDLLRALEIAQCDFVHKLPQGVDTQVGEQGLSLSGGQRQRLALARAVVGHPRFLVLDDPLSALDVHTEALVEAALRQVLATTTALVVAHRPSTVMLADRVALLSEGRVTAVGTHQELLSSSAAYRRLMSGQDGSAPAAPDRPQFEGSSTR; encoded by the coding sequence ATGCCTGAGTCGACCAACCAACCCGCGCCCGAACGTTCCCGATCCGCCGTGCGCTCACTGCTGCGCCTGTGGCCGTACGTGAAGCCGGTCAGCCACCGGCTGTTCGGTTCCGCGGGCGTGGCCGTGGTCGCGTCCTGCCTGGCGCTGCTGATCCCGCTGGTCCTGAAGTGGATCGTGGACGGCCCGGTCGCCGACCACGAGCCGTCCGGGGTGTGGCTCGGCGGCGGGCTGGTGCTGCTGCTCGGTCTCCTGGAGGCCGGGCTCTTCGGCGTACGGCGCTGGCTGGTGGCGCGCCCCATGGCCGCGCTGGAGGCCGGGATGCGGGCCGAGCTGTACCGGAGGCTGCAGCGCCTGCCGGTGTCCTTCCACGACCGGTGGGGCTCGGGGCAGCTGCTCTCGCGGGCCACGAACGACCTGCAGATCCTGCGGATGTTCCTGACCTTCCCGATGGTCTTCCTGGCGGTCAACACGGCCACCATCGCGGCGGGCTTCGGCATCCTGTTCGTGCAGCGCTGGTCGCTGGGGCTGATCCTGCTGGGCCCGGTCGTGCCGCTGGTGATCCTCTGCTCGTACTTCGAGGCGCGCTACCAGGTCGCCTCCCGCACCGCGCAGGACCAGGTCGGCGACCTGACCACGCTGGTCGAGGAGTCGGTGCTCGGCATCCGCATCATCAAGGCCTTCGGCCGGCACCGCAGCCAGGCCGACACCTTCCGCCGGCAGTCGCGCGAACTGCGCGGCACCGAGCTGCGCAAGGCCGGGCTGCTGGCGGACCTGTGGATGGTGATCACCGGGCTGCCGGACGTGGCGCTGGGCGCGGCGCTGGTCCTGGGCGCGGTGCAGGTCGCCGACGGCGACCTGTCGGCGGGCACGTTGGTCGCCTTCCTGTCCACGGCGCTCGCGCTGCGCTGGCCGGTGGAGTCGCTGGGCTGGCTGCTCTCCTTCAGCAACGAGGCGGCCACCGCCGCCGACCGCGTCTTCGAGGTCCTGGACACCGAGGTCCCGCCGGAGACCGGCTCGGGGACGGGGACCGGCCCGGTCCCGGGCGAGGACGGGCGGCCCGCCGACGGCATCCGCTTCAGCGCCGTGCGCTTCCGCTACCCCGACGCCCCCGAGGGCAGCCCCGACCTGCTCACCGGGATCGACCTGCACATCCGCAGCGGCGAGACCGTGGCGCTGGTCGGCGCGACGGGCAGCGGCAAGACGAGCCTGACCTCGCTCATCCCGCGGCTGTACGAGCCGACCGGCGGCCGCATCACGCTGGACGGCACCGACGCCGCTCAGCTCACCCGGTCCGCGCTGCGCTCCCTGGTCGCGACGGCCTTCGAGGAACCGACCCTGTTCTCCGCCAGCGTGCGGGAGAACGTGCTGATGGGCGCTCCCGACGCAGACGAGACGGACCTGCTGCGGGCGCTGGAGATCGCCCAGTGCGACTTCGTCCACAAGCTGCCGCAGGGGGTGGACACCCAGGTGGGAGAGCAGGGCCTGAGCCTGTCCGGCGGTCAGCGGCAGCGGCTCGCGCTGGCCCGCGCGGTCGTCGGCCACCCCCGCTTCCTGGTGCTGGACGACCCCCTGTCCGCCCTCGACGTGCACACCGAGGCCCTCGTCGAGGCGGCCCTGCGCCAGGTGCTGGCCACCACGACGGCGCTGGTGGTCGCCCACCGCCCCTCCACGGTGATGCTCGCCGACCGGGTGGCGCTGCTGTCGGAGGGCCGGGTCACCGCGGTCGGCACCCACCAGGAACTCCTGTCCTCCTCCGCGGCCTACCGCCGCCTGATGTCCGGCCAGGACGGGAGCGCGCCCGCCGCGCCGGACCGTCCGCAATTCGAAGGGAGCAGCACCCGATGA
- a CDS encoding ABC transporter ATP-binding protein/permease, protein MTSVAESQPAEQSADGEPAGHRETEEARQAREDDLFDRDRLPAPEGASRALLRELVGPHRRRVWLAAVVLLLQQAAVQAGPLIVAVAIDRAIPALRRDDHGPLIAVAVGYIGCAVAGGLLQRTFVRQAGRVCQDVLVDLRGRIFRHAQALGLDFHERYTSGRIIARATSDVESIRELLTEGLQELLNVGLSVLYISAVLLWLDWGLGLFALATAVPLVVTVRIFRRRSATVYTRRSAAIASVIVRFTETMNGIRPVQAFRREKANDEAFDELNAAHRQANGDAILEMGRFTVSSWLIANTSVALVVLWGAYRVASGSLALGVLAAFVLYLRRLYAPIDPLGMFLNSYQSAAASLEKIAGLLAQRPTVPEPQTPRALPATQAGIPGREVVFDQVRFAYRTGGEVLPRFDLRLPAGQTVAVVGATGAGKSTLAKLLARFYDPTDGRVTLDGVDLRELALPELRRGVVMVTQEAFLFSGTVAENIAIGRPEATREEIEGATRAIGAHDFIAALPEGYDTDVRKRGGRISAGQRQLVAFARALLADPAVLILDEATSSLDVPGERAVQQAMREVLRGRTAVIIAHRLSTVEIADRVLVMDQGRVVEDGTPAELVSGAGRFADLHQAWRDSLV, encoded by the coding sequence ATGACCTCCGTCGCGGAGTCGCAGCCTGCCGAGCAGTCGGCCGACGGGGAACCGGCGGGGCACCGGGAGACCGAGGAGGCCCGGCAGGCCAGGGAGGACGACCTCTTCGACCGGGACCGGCTCCCGGCGCCCGAGGGGGCGTCACGCGCCCTGCTGCGGGAACTGGTCGGGCCGCACCGGCGGCGCGTGTGGCTGGCGGCCGTGGTCCTGCTGCTGCAGCAGGCGGCCGTGCAGGCGGGCCCGCTCATCGTCGCGGTGGCCATCGACCGGGCCATCCCGGCGCTGCGCCGCGACGACCACGGACCGCTGATCGCGGTCGCGGTCGGCTACATCGGCTGCGCCGTCGCCGGCGGTCTCCTGCAGCGGACGTTCGTCCGGCAGGCCGGCCGGGTCTGCCAGGACGTGCTGGTCGACCTGCGCGGCCGGATCTTCCGGCACGCCCAGGCGCTCGGCCTGGACTTCCACGAGCGCTACACCTCGGGCCGGATCATCGCCCGCGCCACCTCCGACGTGGAGTCGATCCGGGAGCTGCTGACCGAGGGCCTCCAGGAGCTGCTGAACGTCGGGCTGTCGGTGCTCTACATCTCGGCGGTCCTGCTGTGGCTGGACTGGGGGCTCGGCCTGTTCGCGCTCGCCACCGCGGTGCCGCTGGTGGTGACCGTCCGGATCTTCCGGCGCCGGTCGGCCACGGTCTACACACGCCGCTCCGCGGCGATCGCCTCCGTCATCGTGCGCTTCACCGAGACGATGAACGGCATCCGGCCCGTACAGGCCTTCCGCCGCGAGAAGGCGAACGACGAGGCGTTCGACGAGCTCAACGCCGCCCACCGGCAGGCCAACGGTGACGCGATCCTGGAGATGGGCCGCTTCACCGTGAGTTCCTGGCTGATCGCCAACACCTCGGTGGCGCTGGTGGTCCTGTGGGGTGCGTACCGCGTCGCCTCCGGCTCGCTCGCGCTGGGCGTGCTCGCCGCGTTCGTGCTCTACCTGCGGCGGCTGTACGCGCCGATCGACCCGCTCGGCATGTTCCTCAACTCCTACCAGTCGGCGGCCGCCTCGCTGGAGAAGATCGCCGGGCTGCTGGCCCAGCGGCCGACGGTGCCCGAGCCGCAGACACCGCGGGCGCTGCCGGCCACGCAGGCGGGCATCCCGGGCCGCGAGGTCGTCTTCGATCAGGTCCGCTTCGCCTACCGCACGGGCGGCGAGGTGCTGCCCCGCTTCGACCTGCGGCTGCCCGCCGGGCAGACGGTCGCGGTGGTCGGCGCCACCGGCGCGGGCAAGTCGACGCTGGCCAAGCTGCTGGCCCGGTTCTACGACCCGACCGACGGCCGGGTCACCCTGGACGGGGTGGACCTGCGCGAGCTGGCCCTGCCGGAGCTGCGCCGCGGGGTGGTGATGGTGACCCAGGAGGCGTTCCTCTTCTCCGGCACGGTCGCCGAGAACATCGCCATCGGCCGTCCGGAGGCCACCCGTGAGGAGATCGAGGGCGCCACCAGGGCGATCGGCGCCCATGACTTCATCGCGGCGCTGCCCGAGGGCTACGACACCGACGTCCGCAAGCGCGGCGGCCGCATCTCGGCGGGCCAGCGCCAGTTGGTGGCCTTCGCCCGCGCCCTGCTCGCCGACCCGGCCGTGCTCATCCTGGACGAGGCGACCTCCTCGCTGGACGTACCGGGCGAGCGCGCGGTGCAGCAGGCGATGCGCGAGGTGCTGCGCGGCCGCACCGCCGTGATCATCGCCCACCGGCTGTCGACGGTGGAGATCGCGGACCGGGTGCTGGTGATGGACCAGGGCCGCGTCGTGGAGGACGGCACCCCGGCCGAACTCGTCTCCGGCGCGGGCCGCTTCGCCGATCTGCACCAGGCCTGGCGCGACAGCCTCGTCTGA
- a CDS encoding M4 family metallopeptidase, translating to MRRSPRKAVAAASVVATAAFIAVGIPATSATANAAPHTSQLRTGALEAKLTPAQRTALIKSASDRTAVTAQSLGLGSKEKLVVKDVVKDADGALHTRYERTYAGLPVLGGDLVVHTPAKGTGTVGTTFNTNQRITVASTTPKVAESAATTAALKTAKTLKAEAPAADDARKVIWAGQGTPKLAWETVVSGLQDDGTPSRLHVVTDAVTGKELYRYQDIKTGTGNTQYSGQVSLTTTLSGSTYQLYDTTRGGHKTYNLNRGTSGTGTLFTDADDVWGDGTGSNTQTAGADAAYGAQTTWDFYKNTFGRSGIRNDGVAAYSRVHYSSGYVNAFWDDSCFCMTYGDGSGNTHALTSLDVAGHEMSHGVTSATANLTYSGESGGLNEATSDIFGTGVEFYANNSNDIGDYLIGEEININGDGTPLRYQDKPSRDGTSPDNWYSGIGNLDVHYSSGPANHMFYLLSEGSGAKVINGVSYNSPTADGIAVAGIGRAAALQIWYKALSTYMTSSTNYAAARTAALNAATALYGAGSAQYAGVQNAFAGIGVGSHAPVSGVTVTNPGNQSSTVGTAASLQIQASSTNSGALSYAASGLPSGLSINASTGLISGTPSAAGTYNTTVTVTDSASKTGTASFTWTVTTPGSCASSQLLGNPGFESGSASWTATSGVITNSSSQAAHGGSYKAWLDGYGSTHTDTLTQSVTIPAGCKATFTFWLHIDSAETTTSTQYDKLTVTAGSTTLATYSNLNKATGYTQKSFSLNSFAGSTVTLKFTGTEDSSLQTSFVVDDTAVNTSS from the coding sequence GTGAGACGATCCCCCCGCAAGGCAGTCGCGGCCGCCAGTGTGGTCGCCACCGCCGCGTTCATCGCCGTCGGCATACCGGCCACCTCCGCCACGGCGAACGCCGCCCCCCACACGAGCCAGCTCCGCACCGGAGCCCTCGAGGCGAAGCTCACCCCCGCCCAGCGCACCGCGCTCATCAAGAGCGCGAGCGACCGCACGGCCGTCACGGCGCAGTCGCTGGGTCTGGGCAGCAAGGAGAAGCTGGTCGTCAAGGACGTCGTCAAGGACGCCGACGGCGCGCTGCACACCCGCTACGAGCGCACCTACGCCGGGCTCCCCGTGCTCGGCGGCGACCTCGTGGTGCACACGCCCGCCAAGGGCACCGGCACGGTCGGCACGACGTTCAACACGAACCAGAGGATCACGGTCGCCTCGACGACGCCGAAGGTCGCCGAGTCCGCCGCGACGACCGCCGCGCTGAAGACCGCCAAGACGCTGAAGGCCGAGGCGCCCGCCGCCGACGACGCCCGCAAGGTGATCTGGGCCGGCCAGGGCACGCCGAAGCTCGCCTGGGAGACCGTGGTGAGCGGCCTGCAGGACGACGGCACGCCGAGCCGGCTGCACGTCGTCACCGACGCCGTGACCGGCAAGGAGCTCTACCGGTACCAGGACATCAAGACCGGCACCGGCAACACCCAGTACAGCGGCCAGGTGTCGCTGACCACGACGCTGTCCGGCTCGACGTACCAGCTGTACGACACGACCCGCGGCGGCCACAAGACGTACAACCTCAACCGCGGCACCTCGGGCACCGGGACGCTGTTCACCGACGCCGACGACGTCTGGGGCGACGGCACCGGCTCCAACACCCAGACCGCGGGCGCCGACGCCGCCTACGGCGCCCAGACGACCTGGGACTTCTACAAGAACACCTTCGGCCGCAGCGGCATCCGCAACGACGGTGTCGCCGCGTACTCGCGGGTCCACTACAGCAGCGGCTACGTCAACGCCTTCTGGGACGACAGCTGCTTCTGCATGACCTACGGCGACGGCTCGGGCAACACCCACGCGCTGACCTCGCTGGACGTCGCGGGCCACGAGATGAGCCACGGCGTCACCTCCGCCACCGCGAACCTCACCTACTCGGGCGAGTCCGGCGGCCTGAACGAGGCGACCTCCGACATCTTCGGCACGGGCGTCGAGTTCTACGCCAACAACAGCAACGACATCGGTGACTACCTCATCGGTGAAGAGATCAACATCAACGGCGACGGCACCCCGCTGCGCTACCAGGACAAGCCGTCCCGCGACGGCACGTCGCCCGACAACTGGTACTCCGGGATCGGCAACCTGGACGTCCACTACTCCTCGGGTCCGGCGAACCACATGTTCTACCTGCTCTCCGAGGGCAGCGGCGCCAAGGTCATCAACGGGGTCAGCTACAACAGCCCGACCGCCGACGGCATCGCCGTCGCCGGCATCGGCCGCGCCGCCGCGCTGCAGATCTGGTACAAGGCGCTGAGCACGTACATGACGAGCAGCACCAACTACGCGGCCGCCCGCACCGCCGCCCTGAACGCCGCGACGGCCCTGTACGGCGCGGGCTCCGCCCAGTACGCGGGCGTGCAGAACGCCTTCGCGGGCATCGGTGTCGGCAGCCACGCGCCCGTCTCGGGCGTCACGGTCACCAACCCGGGCAACCAGAGCAGCACCGTCGGCACCGCCGCCAGCCTGCAGATCCAGGCCAGCAGCACCAACAGCGGCGCGCTGAGCTACGCGGCGAGCGGCCTGCCCTCCGGTCTGTCGATCAACGCCTCCACGGGTCTGATCTCCGGCACCCCGTCCGCCGCGGGCACCTACAACACCACGGTCACGGTCACCGACTCCGCGTCCAAGACCGGCACCGCCTCCTTCACCTGGACCGTCACCACCCCCGGTAGCTGCGCCTCCAGCCAGCTGCTCGGCAACCCCGGCTTCGAGTCCGGCAGCGCCTCCTGGACGGCCACCAGCGGTGTGATCACCAACTCCAGCAGCCAGGCCGCCCACGGCGGTTCGTACAAGGCGTGGCTGGACGGCTACGGCTCGACGCACACCGACACGCTCACCCAGTCGGTGACGATCCCGGCCGGCTGCAAGGCGACCTTCACCTTCTGGCTGCACATCGACTCCGCCGAGACGACCACCAGCACCCAGTACGACAAGCTGACCGTCACGGCCGGGTCGACCACCCTGGCCACCTACTCCAACCTCAACAAGGCCACGGGCTACACCCAGAAGTCCTTCAGCCTGAACTCCTTCGCCGGCTCCACCGTCACCCTGAAGTTCACCGGCACCGAGGACTCCTCGCTGCAGACGAGCTTCGTGGTCGACGACACCGCGGTGAACACCAGCAGCTGA